One Dokdonia sp. Dokd-P16 genomic window carries:
- a CDS encoding glycosyltransferase family 2 protein has protein sequence MNFYIVIPCHNEAQFIKQTLDSLVAQTLLPKKVVIVNDQSTDDSEEIISAFAKAYSFIEILNTTSSDIHLPGSKVIQAVQKGINTLDEDYDILCKFDADLIFPVNYLETIAHEFEKNPRIGMAGGFCYVEKNGDWVLENLTNKDHIRGALKAYRKECFKEIGGLKPAMGWDTIDELLAKYYNWQVITNDTLHVKHLKPTGNTYNKAAQFKQGEAFYGMRYGFWLTLIASIKLANRKGNLLLTNDYLRGYFRAKRSKKDHLVSAQEGTFIRNLRWKGIRSKLGV, from the coding sequence ATGAATTTCTACATCGTCATACCTTGTCACAATGAGGCGCAGTTTATAAAACAAACGCTAGACTCCTTAGTTGCACAAACATTGCTCCCTAAAAAGGTAGTTATAGTAAATGACCAAAGTACAGATGATAGTGAGGAGATAATTTCCGCTTTCGCGAAAGCGTATTCTTTCATAGAAATCCTCAATACCACAAGTAGTGATATTCACCTACCTGGTAGCAAAGTGATACAAGCCGTTCAAAAAGGGATAAACACGCTCGATGAAGATTATGACATCCTTTGCAAATTTGACGCAGATCTTATTTTTCCTGTGAATTACCTGGAGACCATTGCTCATGAATTTGAAAAAAATCCTCGCATCGGAATGGCTGGCGGATTTTGTTATGTTGAAAAAAATGGAGATTGGGTTCTTGAAAACCTAACCAACAAAGACCACATACGCGGCGCTCTTAAAGCGTATAGAAAAGAATGTTTTAAAGAAATAGGCGGTCTTAAACCAGCAATGGGATGGGACACCATAGACGAGCTTCTTGCAAAATATTATAACTGGCAGGTTATCACAAACGACACGCTGCATGTAAAACACCTGAAACCAACAGGCAACACCTACAACAAGGCAGCACAATTTAAACAAGGAGAAGCATTCTACGGAATGAGATACGGCTTTTGGCTCACCCTGATAGCATCAATCAAGTTAGCAAATCGCAAAGGGAACTTGCTTTTAACTAATGATTATTTGCGTGGATATTTTCGCGCAAAGCGATCTAAAAAAGATCACCTTGTGAGTGCACAAGAAGGAACATTTATAAGAAACTTACGATGGAAAGGAATAAGATCTAAGCTTGGTGTCTAA
- a CDS encoding methyltransferase produces the protein MYENTFPNKRYKHTINFLKEVIPDTNEEILDLGVRNPFVDFMEREGYTVQNTSGEDLDIDTSAVQQADATVITAFEIFEHLLAPFNVLQDIKADKIVASVPLKLWFSPAYRSKTDMWDRHYHEFEDWQFDWLFEKAGWEIKKREKFTNPVKKVGIRPLLRMITPRYYLIYAERKS, from the coding sequence GTGTACGAAAACACTTTTCCAAACAAACGATACAAACACACCATCAATTTTCTCAAGGAAGTAATTCCTGACACAAATGAGGAAATTCTTGATCTGGGTGTGCGTAACCCATTTGTAGATTTTATGGAACGTGAAGGATATACAGTACAAAATACATCGGGAGAAGATCTAGATATAGACACGAGTGCTGTACAACAAGCAGATGCAACGGTGATTACTGCGTTTGAGATTTTTGAACATCTACTCGCACCTTTTAACGTGCTGCAAGATATAAAAGCAGATAAAATAGTAGCGAGCGTCCCATTAAAACTATGGTTCTCCCCTGCTTATCGTTCCAAGACTGATATGTGGGATAGACATTACCATGAGTTTGAAGATTGGCAATTTGACTGGCTTTTTGAAAAAGCGGGCTGGGAAATTAAAAAACGTGAAAAGTTTACGAATCCCGTCAAGAAAGTAGGAATTAGACCACTACTTAGAATGATTACTCCCCGCTATTACTTGATTTACGCCGAACGCAAGTCATAA